A single window of Thiomicrorhabdus immobilis DNA harbors:
- a CDS encoding AAA family ATPase has product MIHDEYFRFLKNLEGSEEDIIKVANLVSDNLDELAGLSTRNGQRAKRFVELAQNSWDALSTELIVEGEDETDAESAIEMLSELTVGPFRGFAKPEKFDLSSKIVLIYGPNGTGKSSFCEALEFGLLGSVSEAENNRFRNPEDYLKNAHENQFTPPILKAKNSEGTEIAISPSTNFRFCFVEKNRIDSFSRIAAQAPAKQTELISTLFGLEAFTEFVRNFTTELDDRYIDLVGIKSTQLQQKRQKLAGSVQQIQQGKQDLIQIEKESQALVTQYRQGLNFDQMVAEIYGNDDSGGKIKTLEAELQQSIPGKNNLTKISLETLGSEIAGTVSKLEQKQQELVNSSQQVSFQQLYEAVTQLKSTNHNECPACKTPVEQVRVNPFNHATEELVKLQQLAATQQAIQGFSSILQGQLSQLYQIVNICLRQYPESNPLKTIELAPDQQPAQEWWDRVITTLADGFTPWHHLVSQLQQLEVKDQEIDALSQARTSKQSELDSLRKFERQIISLKTRKETFENSIKAASRVVESFEEENSELIAAVEAEKTTIAQNIEITKAYGEFVGMLNNYNDSLPLLLVANLSDSIVELYNAFNRNDTVSELLAEVKLPLAQNQRLEIAFQNEPGKYHDALHVLSEGHLRCIGLSVLLAKNLKEDAPLLIFDDPVNAIDDDHRENIRLTLFEDDYFKDKQIILTSHGEEFYKDIQNLLPREVANSSKKFDFLPRLDEVHIRVNMNSSPRHYILAARTHINAMERREALAKARQALEVLTKDKIWKYVHKHGDGSLSIKLRGAKAPLELRNLTEQLKSKINKGDFGDPNKDNILIPLTFLLGLNGDSREWRYLNKGTHEESDRAEFDRNTVDQIITYLEQIEAALNW; this is encoded by the coding sequence ATGATTCATGATGAATACTTTAGGTTTCTAAAGAACTTGGAAGGCTCTGAAGAAGATATCATAAAAGTTGCCAACTTAGTCAGTGACAATCTAGATGAACTTGCTGGCTTAAGCACTAGAAATGGTCAACGAGCAAAACGATTTGTTGAACTTGCTCAAAATAGCTGGGATGCACTTTCTACAGAGTTGATCGTTGAAGGTGAGGATGAAACAGATGCTGAGTCAGCTATTGAAATGCTTTCTGAGTTAACGGTTGGGCCTTTTAGAGGTTTCGCAAAACCTGAAAAATTCGATTTATCCAGTAAGATTGTTTTGATTTATGGCCCGAATGGAACAGGGAAATCTAGCTTCTGTGAAGCCCTTGAATTCGGGCTTTTGGGAAGCGTATCTGAAGCAGAGAATAATAGGTTCCGAAACCCGGAAGATTATCTTAAAAACGCTCATGAGAATCAGTTTACTCCTCCAATTTTAAAAGCAAAAAATAGTGAAGGTACTGAAATTGCCATATCACCAAGCACTAACTTCAGGTTTTGCTTTGTTGAAAAAAATCGAATAGATAGCTTTTCTCGAATAGCAGCGCAGGCTCCAGCAAAGCAAACTGAATTGATTTCAACACTGTTTGGCCTTGAAGCATTTACCGAGTTTGTTCGAAACTTTACTACAGAACTTGATGACCGCTACATTGATCTTGTAGGTATAAAATCAACACAGTTACAACAAAAACGCCAAAAGTTAGCTGGATCAGTGCAACAAATCCAACAAGGAAAACAAGATTTAATTCAGATTGAAAAAGAGTCTCAAGCACTTGTTACTCAATACCGACAAGGACTCAATTTTGACCAAATGGTTGCAGAGATTTATGGCAATGACGATTCTGGTGGAAAAATCAAAACACTGGAAGCGGAACTTCAACAATCAATACCAGGCAAAAACAATCTGACTAAGATCTCATTAGAGACTTTGGGTTCTGAAATTGCTGGGACAGTTTCTAAGCTTGAACAAAAACAACAAGAATTGGTAAATTCAAGCCAGCAAGTTTCATTTCAGCAGCTTTACGAAGCTGTAACACAGCTCAAGAGCACAAATCATAATGAATGTCCTGCATGTAAGACGCCAGTTGAACAAGTCCGCGTTAATCCATTTAATCATGCAACAGAGGAATTGGTAAAACTCCAACAATTAGCAGCAACTCAGCAGGCAATTCAAGGGTTCAGTTCAATACTTCAGGGGCAGCTATCTCAACTCTATCAAATTGTTAATATCTGCTTAAGACAGTATCCAGAATCAAACCCTCTTAAAACAATTGAATTAGCTCCAGATCAACAACCAGCACAAGAATGGTGGGATAGGGTAATTACAACTCTTGCTGATGGTTTTACTCCCTGGCACCATTTAGTAAGTCAATTACAACAACTTGAAGTTAAAGACCAAGAAATTGATGCTCTATCGCAAGCACGGACCTCAAAACAAAGCGAACTGGATTCACTTCGTAAATTTGAAAGACAAATAATTTCATTAAAAACCAGAAAAGAAACTTTTGAGAATTCAATCAAAGCAGCGAGCAGAGTAGTTGAAAGCTTTGAAGAAGAAAATTCCGAGCTTATCGCTGCAGTCGAGGCAGAAAAAACTACCATTGCACAAAATATAGAAATCACCAAAGCCTACGGTGAATTCGTAGGTATGTTAAATAATTACAACGACAGCTTACCATTGCTACTTGTCGCAAACCTTAGTGATAGTATTGTTGAGCTATATAACGCCTTTAATCGCAACGATACAGTATCTGAGTTGTTGGCTGAAGTGAAATTACCCTTAGCCCAAAATCAAAGATTAGAAATCGCTTTCCAGAATGAACCCGGGAAATATCATGATGCTTTGCATGTGCTGAGTGAAGGACATCTTCGCTGCATTGGCTTATCTGTTCTTCTTGCTAAAAACCTAAAAGAAGATGCCCCGTTATTGATATTTGATGATCCTGTTAATGCGATTGATGACGATCACCGTGAAAACATTAGACTGACATTATTTGAAGATGACTACTTTAAAGACAAGCAAATTATCTTAACAAGCCACGGAGAAGAATTTTACAAAGACATTCAGAACCTCTTGCCTAGAGAAGTAGCGAATTCGTCAAAAAAATTCGACTTCCTACCTAGATTAGATGAGGTACATATTCGAGTAAACATGAATTCTTCGCCGAGACATTACATTCTCGCTGCACGAACACACATTAATGCAATGGAGCGCCGTGAAGCACTGGCTAAAGCAAGACAAGCCCTAGAAGTTCTCACCAAAGACAAAATTTGGAAGTATGTGCATAAACATGGTGATGGAAGCCTAAGTATTAAGCTTAGAGGTGCAAAAGCCCCCTTAGAACTTCGCAATTTGACAGAGCAACTGAAAAGCAAAATCAATAAAGGTGATTTTGGTGATCCAAATAAAGACAACATTTTAATACCTTTAACATTTCTTCTTGGTTTAAACGGAGATTCTCGTGAATGGCGTTACCTCAATAAAGGGACTCATGAAGAAAGTGATAGAGCAGAGTTTGATCGAAATACCGTTGATCAAATCATCACATATTTAGAACAAATTGAAGCAGCGCTAAATTGGTAA
- a CDS encoding AAA family ATPase, with protein MINVYIGENGCGKSRILGKFAKSKINSHQPILAIANTVAHKFPLEKKSNDNYFFFEPINELNAKKNFYYSKKRPIIKEALSSSAFTNDDYSFIRTLQSILSYIGYEPSVGIQIELRPLRKPFISKSSIQEDELVKEFEKVSERLQDHNNKVVWLEKEAIFGIKFLEDLELLLQIERSQNRTRPYSYCDVQLFFRKNGREFDFKLASSGEATLIYTAFFLGFHLQKFKNKKVFILIDEPENSLHPKWQRQYIENLRNIFPYYDFEFHIATHSPIFIAGAQKEGALLHRFNGQRFEKLDADTLGIEDSLIDQFGIVTPQNHSLSERCIDLINDVDDKKLSISDALKVVDSFLKSSFDEQQKDFLLGVEDLIKQIPSGKYDGKD; from the coding sequence ATGATTAATGTATATATTGGGGAAAATGGATGTGGGAAAAGTCGTATTTTAGGTAAGTTTGCTAAAAGCAAAATTAATAGCCATCAACCTATTTTGGCTATCGCGAATACCGTAGCTCATAAATTTCCTCTTGAAAAAAAGAGTAATGATAATTATTTTTTCTTTGAGCCAATAAATGAGCTAAACGCTAAGAAAAACTTCTATTACTCGAAAAAACGTCCAATAATTAAAGAGGCTTTGTCGAGTTCTGCTTTTACTAACGATGATTATTCTTTTATTCGTACTCTTCAATCCATTCTATCGTACATTGGCTATGAACCTTCAGTTGGTATCCAAATAGAGCTTAGACCACTAAGAAAACCTTTTATCTCTAAATCTAGTATTCAGGAAGATGAATTAGTAAAAGAGTTTGAAAAAGTATCTGAGCGTTTACAAGATCATAACAACAAGGTCGTGTGGCTTGAAAAAGAGGCAATTTTTGGTATCAAATTTTTGGAAGATTTGGAACTTTTACTGCAAATTGAAAGAAGTCAAAATCGTACCAGGCCATATAGCTATTGTGACGTTCAACTTTTCTTTAGAAAGAACGGGCGTGAATTTGATTTTAAATTAGCAAGTTCAGGAGAAGCTACTCTAATCTACACGGCCTTTTTTCTTGGATTTCATTTACAAAAATTTAAAAATAAAAAGGTTTTTATATTAATTGATGAGCCTGAGAATAGCCTACACCCTAAATGGCAGCGTCAGTATATTGAAAATCTGAGAAATATTTTTCCTTATTACGATTTTGAATTCCATATAGCAACGCATTCCCCAATTTTTATCGCTGGTGCTCAAAAAGAGGGTGCATTACTTCACCGTTTCAATGGACAAAGGTTTGAGAAGCTGGATGCTGATACTTTGGGCATAGAAGATTCTCTAATAGATCAATTTGGTATAGTTACTCCCCAAAATCATTCTTTATCGGAACGTTGCATAGACTTGATAAATGATGTTGATGATAAAAAGTTATCTATTAGTGATGCTCTAAAAG